One genomic window of Rhizomicrobium sp. includes the following:
- a CDS encoding Stf0 family sulfotransferase: protein MHVIGRLYSDEFDFPLRTEAPDISYTIATLPRSGSTHLSIELWRSGVLGSPLEYINVGNIGAITGRLGGGDILRYWSEVQARRTGPNGVFGYKSFAMNFLNISRRFPQLLPHLAPAHVIYLVRGDKLAQAVSYARAMQTRIWFAGVEPERAPEYSFEAISRCLGMIDNQEATWERIFNLTNACPLRLEYGEVRKDPAGTIERVAAHIGVAVSADARLDIPGTDVQSDAINREWLARYRKEAHAQSAAAASI, encoded by the coding sequence ATGCACGTCATCGGCCGCCTTTATAGTGACGAGTTCGACTTTCCATTGAGAACGGAGGCGCCGGATATTTCCTATACGATTGCGACACTGCCGCGATCGGGCAGCACACATTTGTCCATCGAGCTGTGGCGCAGCGGCGTACTCGGGTCGCCGCTCGAATATATAAACGTCGGCAACATCGGCGCCATCACGGGGCGTTTGGGGGGCGGCGACATCCTGCGCTACTGGTCGGAGGTGCAGGCCCGGCGAACGGGGCCGAACGGGGTGTTCGGCTACAAGTCGTTCGCGATGAATTTTCTCAACATCAGCCGGCGATTTCCGCAGCTGCTGCCGCATCTGGCGCCCGCGCACGTGATCTATCTCGTCCGCGGCGACAAGCTCGCGCAGGCTGTTTCTTACGCGCGCGCGATGCAGACCCGAATCTGGTTTGCCGGCGTCGAGCCCGAGCGCGCGCCGGAGTACAGCTTTGAAGCGATCAGCCGCTGCCTTGGAATGATCGACAACCAGGAAGCAACGTGGGAACGGATCTTCAATCTAACGAACGCCTGTCCCTTGCGCCTGGAATATGGCGAAGTGAGAAAGGACCCTGCCGGGACCATTGAGCGGGTCGCCGCCCATATCGGCGTCGCAGTATCCGCCGACGCCAGGCTCGATATTCCCGGCACGGATGTACAGTCGGACGCCATCAATCGCGAATGGCTCGCCCGTTATCGCAAAGAGGCCCACGCGCAAAGCGCGGCAGCCGCCAGTATCTAG
- a CDS encoding aspartyl protease family protein, with protein MRIPIALCICLVIFSPLAAEGECEKLAVLDLGMDPAGGPTVAATINDHPETMLIDTGGAASMLTRTVSDQLALARRPLPPRLALTAHGVAIRESAIVKKLSFGGLAVSDLHFLVIPDGVVPASDAGTLALDVFASSDLAFDFALGKLALFAGGSCSSPPPLPDDAGYSAVPIHRDAFGHILSSADADGRPIEVLIDTGSSITHMNQDDARTALGWREDAVDSKPDARGNDLLVLKSLHLGSLDLGSVPVRLSSKPGPRQPRLIIGMNTLKMFRLFMAANTQTLYIAPAR; from the coding sequence ATGAGAATCCCGATTGCGCTCTGCATATGTCTTGTGATTTTTAGTCCTCTTGCGGCCGAAGGCGAGTGCGAAAAGCTGGCGGTGCTCGATCTCGGCATGGATCCGGCTGGCGGTCCGACCGTTGCTGCAACCATCAACGATCACCCCGAGACCATGCTCATCGATACCGGCGGCGCCGCAAGCATGCTGACCCGGACCGTCAGCGATCAGCTGGCGCTTGCGCGACGCCCGTTGCCACCGCGCCTTGCGCTGACGGCGCACGGCGTTGCGATCCGCGAAAGCGCGATCGTCAAGAAGCTGTCGTTTGGCGGTCTTGCAGTATCCGATCTCCACTTTCTTGTCATTCCAGACGGCGTGGTGCCGGCGAGCGACGCCGGCACCCTCGCACTCGACGTTTTTGCCAGCTCCGACTTGGCCTTCGATTTTGCGCTCGGAAAACTGGCATTGTTCGCGGGGGGCAGTTGTTCCAGCCCGCCGCCGCTCCCGGACGATGCCGGCTATTCCGCCGTTCCCATTCATCGCGACGCCTTCGGTCACATTCTCTCATCGGCCGACGCAGACGGACGGCCCATCGAGGTCCTGATTGATACGGGAAGCAGCATCACGCATATGAACCAGGACGATGCGCGCACTGCCCTGGGTTGGCGGGAGGACGCCGTCGACTCAAAACCCGATGCGCGCGGAAACGACCTTCTGGTGCTGAAGTCTCTGCATCTGGGAAGTCTTGACTTGGGCAGCGTGCCTGTCCGCCTCTCGAGCAAGCCGGGACCGCGCCAGCCGCGCCTTATCATCGGAATGAACACGCTGAAGATGTTCCGGCTGTTCATGGCAGCGAACACGCAGACGCTCTATATCGCGCCGGCGCGTTGA
- a CDS encoding Fic family protein, with amino-acid sequence MSGPAKTLRYGRKIAPLFPIPALDSISRAGRGLLEQIDCLAGSARESDMHFILQWLAKDPANNPRTQPLPVAVLRHDLSEYFMALSPPKSRPARSLAEIGALSALSTSARELFTKTPDGMQQAVVRIAGTVSGDDAALRSGPVRTTQDLAGNYVLYPPAADVPARLDALGLFLERYGTCAPSFAAMVVMNGICNCHPIADGNGRVSRIVFNAILRERAGTRFYLPLYELAALSDGGFTIRQRQAQYRGDWDPLIAYLFDAARIVLCRGDR; translated from the coding sequence GTGAGCGGGCCGGCCAAAACGTTGCGGTATGGGCGCAAGATCGCACCGCTCTTTCCGATTCCCGCTCTCGATTCCATCTCGCGGGCTGGGCGCGGATTGTTGGAGCAGATCGACTGCCTTGCCGGCTCGGCGCGCGAGTCGGACATGCATTTCATCTTGCAATGGCTTGCAAAAGACCCCGCGAACAATCCGCGCACGCAGCCTTTGCCGGTTGCCGTCCTGCGGCACGATCTGTCCGAGTATTTCATGGCGCTGTCGCCGCCGAAATCGCGCCCCGCGCGATCTTTGGCCGAAATCGGCGCACTGTCGGCCTTGTCGACAAGCGCCCGCGAGCTCTTCACAAAAACGCCGGACGGGATGCAGCAGGCCGTCGTGCGGATTGCGGGGACAGTTTCCGGTGACGATGCCGCATTGCGCTCGGGTCCGGTGCGCACGACACAAGACCTCGCAGGAAATTATGTTCTTTACCCGCCAGCAGCGGACGTTCCCGCCCGGCTCGACGCGCTCGGACTGTTCCTTGAGCGTTATGGAACGTGCGCGCCGTCCTTTGCCGCGATGGTGGTGATGAACGGAATTTGCAATTGCCATCCCATCGCCGACGGCAATGGGCGGGTTTCGCGCATTGTGTTCAACGCGATACTGCGAGAACGAGCCGGGACGCGCTTCTATCTGCCCCTGTACGAGCTGGCCGCGCTCTCCGACGGCGGCTTCACCATCCGCCAGCGGCAGGCGCAATACCGCGGCGACTGGGATCCTCTTATCGCCTATTTGTTCGACGCGGCGCGCATCGTGCTTTGCCGCGGGGATCGCTAG
- a CDS encoding efflux RND transporter periplasmic adaptor subunit, protein MRGPFPSSRSAAATLVLLLAGCGGAADRDPRAEPPLVQVATVRPASNASRSFTGVVAARVQSDLGFRVGGKVVERLVNVGDLVRRGQPLMRIDPTDLGLAVAEQQQAVAAARARAAQTAADERRLRGLDQTGAISAQAYDQAKAAADSARAQLAAAEAIARTAGNARDYAVLRADADGVVVDTLAEPGQVVAAGQVVVRLAQGGPREAAVSLPESVHPAIGSTAVATIEGATAASPARLRQLSDAADPRTRTFDARYVLTGDAAQVPLGRTVDVALVMRGDGNVAVPLGALHDFGSGPGVWVLPPGTGRVQWRGVRVARLDAESAVVAAELRPGERVIALGADQLHAGEIVRILGAEAAR, encoded by the coding sequence ATGCGCGGTCCGTTTCCTTCGTCGCGGTCGGCGGCCGCGACGCTCGTCCTGCTTTTGGCCGGCTGCGGCGGTGCCGCCGATCGCGATCCGCGCGCTGAGCCGCCGCTGGTGCAGGTCGCGACCGTCCGCCCGGCGAGCAACGCCAGCCGCAGCTTCACCGGCGTGGTCGCAGCGCGCGTGCAGAGCGACCTCGGCTTCCGCGTTGGCGGCAAGGTAGTCGAGCGGCTCGTAAACGTCGGCGACCTTGTGCGCCGCGGCCAGCCTTTGATGCGCATCGATCCCACCGACCTCGGGCTCGCGGTTGCCGAACAGCAGCAAGCCGTCGCGGCCGCCCGCGCCCGCGCGGCACAGACCGCAGCCGACGAGAGGCGGCTGCGCGGGCTCGATCAGACAGGCGCGATCTCGGCCCAGGCCTATGACCAGGCCAAGGCGGCCGCGGACAGCGCGCGGGCGCAGCTTGCCGCAGCCGAAGCCATCGCTCGCACGGCCGGCAATGCGCGCGACTATGCGGTGCTGCGGGCCGATGCCGACGGCGTGGTGGTGGATACGCTCGCCGAGCCGGGCCAGGTGGTCGCGGCCGGGCAGGTGGTGGTCCGGCTCGCCCAAGGAGGGCCGCGCGAAGCCGCCGTCAGCCTGCCGGAAAGCGTCCACCCGGCGATCGGCTCGACGGCAGTGGCGACGATCGAGGGCGCCACCGCCGCTTCGCCCGCGCGGCTGCGCCAGCTCTCCGACGCCGCCGATCCGCGCACGCGCACCTTCGACGCGCGCTATGTGCTGACGGGCGATGCCGCGCAGGTGCCCCTGGGGCGCACGGTCGATGTCGCGCTCGTCATGCGTGGCGACGGCAACGTCGCCGTGCCGCTCGGCGCGTTACATGATTTCGGCTCCGGGCCGGGCGTCTGGGTGCTACCGCCCGGCACCGGCCGGGTGCAGTGGCGCGGTGTGCGCGTCGCGCGGCTCGATGCCGAAAGCGCCGTGGTGGCCGCTGAGCTGCGCCCAGGCGAGCGCGTGATCGCGCTCGGCGCCGACCAGCTTCACGCGGGCGAGATCGTCCGCATCCTCGGGGCTGAGGCGGCACGGTGA
- a CDS encoding TetR/AcrR family transcriptional regulator has product MDSVTDKRRPKRTGQRGPVEHQRREQIIRAAEQHIHQVGYRRTSVVDLARAIGFSTAYIYKFFDSKRAIGEAICAMTLGGIDEALWAIAEGPGSAETRLGQIYKALAEQGRALFFNDRQLHEITLVAVEENWSSVGEHVEALRQIIRRIVLDGREAGEFERKTPIDEVSGAILQTMAPFSHPMLLQARLDHLEESAGAVARLVLRSLAP; this is encoded by the coding sequence ATGGACAGCGTCACCGACAAGCGGCGCCCCAAGCGGACCGGGCAGCGCGGGCCCGTCGAGCATCAGCGGCGCGAGCAGATCATCCGCGCGGCCGAGCAGCACATCCACCAGGTCGGCTATCGCCGCACCTCGGTCGTCGATCTCGCGCGCGCGATCGGCTTCTCGACGGCCTATATCTACAAATTCTTCGATTCGAAGCGGGCGATCGGCGAGGCGATCTGCGCGATGACGCTGGGCGGGATCGACGAGGCGCTCTGGGCGATCGCCGAAGGGCCCGGCTCGGCCGAGACGCGGCTCGGGCAGATATATAAAGCGCTGGCAGAGCAGGGGCGCGCGCTGTTCTTCAACGATCGCCAGCTTCACGAAATCACGCTGGTCGCCGTGGAGGAGAATTGGAGCTCGGTCGGTGAGCATGTCGAGGCGCTGCGGCAGATCATCCGCCGCATCGTGCTCGATGGGCGCGAGGCCGGCGAATTCGAGCGCAAGACGCCGATCGACGAAGTATCCGGCGCCATCCTCCAGACGATGGCGCCTTTCTCCCATCCGATGCTTCTCCAGGCCAGGCTGGATCATCTGGAGGAGAGTGCCGGCGCCGTGGCGCGGCTGGTGCTGCGCAGCCTGGCGCCGTGA
- a CDS encoding peptidase domain-containing ABC transporter — MTGAADLLRTFSNRKLPLILQTEVTECGLACLAMIAGYHGLNVDLTALRRRFSVSLKGTSLKSLMTIADALGFSSRAVRLEISELSSFQSPVILHWHMSHFVVLKGRSGDRWVIHDPVAGVKKLSAAEMSAAFTGVALELTPAVNFQETPKIPGIKLTQLWTRMVGLGQSLTQALMLTFVLQAWVIGSPLFLQIAIDDVLPRSDMPLLSVLLVAFASFAIINAVASGVRQLLFLVVGNLLSFQIASNVAKHLLRLPISYFERRHAGDIISRFGSILPIQNVLTSGLIDGAIGGLMALILLILMLVYNPWLALIAVVAVGLIAIARLSSFQAMKRRNDSSIVAQAKQDTYLLETVRGISTLRLFAAEIPRHAAWQAKMVDVTNARIGYGRLQAFYNASNEALVGLELVISGYVAVRLSLDGGFSVGMLFAYMAYKGQFISKANTLLDRWMDYRMLDLYLRRLGDIALSPADPALARPTAYERLTPLEGSLELRGISYRYGEGEPMVLRDLDFTVAPGEHVAIIGPSGGGKTTLMKIMVGLLRPDQGLILIDGEPVDQFGQREFRRQIAAVMQEDRLFAGSIADNVALFDPQPDMALLQHCAQLAGIHVEIQKMPMRYETLVGDMGSSLSGGQKQRVLLARALYRKPRMLFMDEGTSHLDPLNEASVNKAISELGITRIVIAHRHETIRHADRVLLLADGRIASQRVRAVKP; from the coding sequence GTGACCGGCGCGGCAGATCTCTTGCGGACGTTCTCCAACCGCAAGCTTCCTTTGATCCTTCAAACGGAAGTGACGGAATGCGGCCTTGCCTGCCTGGCAATGATCGCTGGCTATCATGGACTGAACGTCGATTTGACGGCGCTGCGACGGCGGTTTTCGGTATCCCTCAAGGGAACCTCGCTCAAAAGCCTTATGACGATCGCCGATGCGTTGGGCTTCTCGTCGCGCGCGGTCAGACTTGAAATCTCCGAATTGTCGTCCTTCCAATCGCCCGTGATTTTGCATTGGCATATGAGCCACTTTGTGGTTTTGAAAGGCCGTTCGGGAGACCGCTGGGTCATTCACGACCCGGTGGCTGGCGTCAAAAAATTGAGCGCTGCCGAGATGTCCGCCGCATTCACCGGCGTCGCTCTCGAGTTGACGCCCGCAGTCAATTTTCAGGAAACGCCGAAAATTCCGGGCATCAAGCTCACACAGCTATGGACGCGGATGGTCGGACTCGGCCAATCGCTTACCCAGGCGTTGATGCTCACTTTCGTTTTGCAGGCCTGGGTCATCGGCAGTCCGCTTTTTCTCCAGATTGCCATAGACGACGTCCTGCCCCGCAGCGACATGCCGCTGCTCAGCGTTCTGCTGGTCGCATTTGCGTCCTTCGCCATCATCAACGCCGTGGCATCCGGCGTCCGGCAATTGCTTTTTTTGGTCGTGGGAAACCTGCTCAGTTTTCAAATCGCGTCGAACGTCGCCAAGCATCTGCTGAGGCTGCCCATCTCCTATTTCGAGCGGCGCCATGCCGGCGACATTATTTCTCGCTTCGGCAGCATCCTGCCGATCCAGAACGTCCTCACGAGCGGACTTATCGATGGTGCGATCGGTGGGCTCATGGCGCTCATCCTGTTGATTTTGATGCTCGTCTACAATCCATGGCTCGCGCTGATCGCGGTGGTGGCCGTCGGATTGATCGCCATCGCGCGGCTTTCGTCGTTTCAGGCGATGAAGCGCAGAAATGACAGCTCCATCGTCGCGCAGGCAAAACAGGACACCTACCTGCTTGAAACCGTACGGGGCATATCCACGCTGCGCCTGTTTGCTGCGGAGATTCCACGTCATGCCGCGTGGCAGGCGAAAATGGTGGACGTTACGAATGCCCGCATCGGATATGGCCGGCTGCAGGCTTTTTACAACGCCTCGAACGAGGCGCTGGTTGGCCTGGAACTCGTCATCAGTGGCTATGTCGCCGTGCGCCTTTCGCTCGATGGCGGATTTTCCGTCGGCATGCTGTTCGCGTACATGGCTTACAAGGGCCAGTTCATATCCAAGGCAAACACGCTTCTCGACCGCTGGATGGATTATCGGATGCTCGACCTTTATCTGCGGCGGCTGGGCGATATTGCTCTCAGTCCCGCCGACCCGGCTCTCGCCAGGCCGACGGCATACGAGCGCTTGACGCCACTCGAAGGCTCGCTGGAGTTGCGCGGCATCTCCTACCGGTATGGCGAAGGCGAGCCTATGGTTCTGCGTGATCTCGATTTCACGGTGGCGCCGGGCGAGCATGTGGCGATCATCGGCCCGAGCGGCGGCGGCAAGACCACGCTCATGAAGATAATGGTCGGGCTGCTGCGGCCCGACCAGGGGCTGATCCTGATCGACGGTGAGCCCGTCGATCAGTTCGGTCAGCGCGAATTCCGCCGCCAGATCGCGGCCGTGATGCAGGAGGACCGTCTTTTCGCCGGCTCGATCGCCGACAATGTTGCCTTGTTCGATCCGCAGCCCGATATGGCGCTGCTGCAGCATTGCGCCCAGCTCGCCGGCATTCATGTCGAAATACAGAAAATGCCGATGCGCTATGAAACGCTCGTGGGAGACATGGGCAGCTCGCTTTCGGGTGGGCAAAAGCAGCGCGTCCTTCTCGCGAGGGCGCTATATCGCAAGCCCAGGATGTTGTTCATGGACGAGGGGACTTCGCATTTGGACCCGCTGAACGAAGCGTCCGTGAACAAGGCCATATCGGAACTGGGCATAACACGGATCGTCATCGCGCACCGGCATGAGACGATAAGGCATGCCGATCGCGTCCTGCTGCTGGCCGATGGACGCATCGCCAGCCAGCGGGTGCGCGCGGTCAAGCCGTAG
- a CDS encoding efflux transporter outer membrane subunit, protein MPNLLARSMRFTVLLAAGIVLSGCAVGPDYTPPHPLMAASFRATAGLPPAAAPQADLASWWRAFGDPMLDKVIDQALAENLDLAQAVARVRQARAAADVARAALLPSGAFDASAAAAHQSVETPIGQIEQALGVDRDGNLYDVDGSVSWEADIFGGLRRDRQAALADYQAADAGSAAARVEVVAEAADIYILVRTLQARLTVAHEELATQEHLLNLVRQQFSRGVIAGASLHQAESVCSTVSAQVPVLESSLETATNALEVLMGAAPGSWHAALAAPSPIPAPPAIVDAEGPVSLLRRRPDIIVAERRLAAASARIGAAIAEYYPHFSISALLGFSSASAASLFGSGAAQAQAIAGVRWRLFDFGRVDSEVATAHGRYAEALAAYRLSVLQATSDVENAFTSLAKNQERARLLESSEGSLDRELQSLRAAQARGVVSLIDVLQSTGQLLQARDARVTAQSDAARAAVSSFRALGGGWQG, encoded by the coding sequence ATGCCGAACCTTCTGGCACGCTCAATGCGGTTCACCGTCCTGCTCGCCGCCGGCATCGTGTTGAGCGGTTGCGCGGTCGGTCCGGATTATACGCCACCGCATCCCCTGATGGCTGCCAGCTTCCGCGCCACCGCCGGCCTGCCGCCCGCAGCGGCGCCGCAAGCCGACCTCGCTTCCTGGTGGCGCGCATTCGGCGATCCGATGCTCGATAAGGTGATTGACCAGGCGCTCGCCGAGAATCTCGATCTCGCGCAAGCCGTCGCGCGTGTCCGCCAGGCGCGCGCCGCCGCGGACGTCGCCCGTGCGGCGTTGCTGCCGAGCGGCGCGTTCGATGCTTCGGCGGCGGCTGCCCATCAATCGGTGGAGACTCCTATTGGACAAATCGAGCAAGCCCTCGGCGTCGACCGTGACGGCAATCTCTACGACGTCGATGGCAGCGTGAGCTGGGAGGCCGATATTTTCGGTGGCCTGCGGCGAGACCGGCAGGCGGCGCTGGCGGACTACCAAGCCGCCGATGCCGGTTCGGCCGCAGCGCGCGTCGAGGTGGTCGCCGAGGCAGCCGACATCTACATCCTCGTGCGCACGCTGCAAGCGCGCCTGACCGTCGCGCACGAGGAACTGGCGACGCAGGAGCATTTGTTGAACCTTGTGCGCCAGCAATTCTCGCGCGGCGTCATCGCCGGCGCCAGCCTGCACCAGGCCGAAAGCGTCTGCAGCACTGTCTCCGCCCAAGTCCCGGTGCTCGAATCGTCGCTCGAGACGGCCACCAATGCGCTCGAGGTGCTGATGGGAGCAGCGCCGGGAAGCTGGCATGCGGCGCTCGCCGCGCCTTCCCCCATCCCTGCCCCGCCCGCCATTGTGGACGCGGAGGGTCCTGTAAGCCTGCTGCGCCGCCGCCCGGACATCATCGTCGCCGAGCGCAGGCTCGCCGCCGCCAGCGCACGGATCGGCGCCGCGATTGCCGAATATTACCCGCACTTCTCGATTTCCGCGCTTCTCGGCTTTTCGAGCGCATCGGCGGCGAGCCTGTTCGGTTCCGGCGCGGCACAGGCACAGGCGATTGCGGGCGTGCGCTGGCGCCTGTTCGATTTCGGTCGCGTCGATTCCGAAGTCGCCACGGCACATGGGCGCTATGCCGAAGCCTTGGCCGCTTATCGACTTTCGGTACTCCAAGCCACGTCCGACGTGGAGAATGCCTTCACATCGCTGGCCAAGAATCAGGAGCGGGCACGCCTGCTTGAGTCGAGCGAAGGTTCGCTCGACCGGGAGCTCCAGAGTCTTCGTGCGGCACAGGCGCGCGGAGTCGTCAGCTTGATCGACGTGCTGCAATCCACCGGTCAGCTGCTTCAAGCGCGCGATGCGCGTGTTACTGCCCAATCGGACGCGGCGCGTGCGGCGGTTTCGTCTTTTCGCGCTTTGGGCGGTGGTTGGCAGGGATAG
- a CDS encoding IS630 family transposase (programmed frameshift): MGKPYSMDLRERVIAAIEGGESTGEAAKRFAIGKATAGAWARLKRATGGVKPPQQGKPKGSVLDAHADFIFELIEARRDITLEEIADRVASERGVRVVSTAVWKFLDRHAMTHKKKTAHASEQERADVKAARRAWFARQPELDPAHLFFVDESGLSTKMARLRGWAPRGERCRASVPHGHWKTTTFVGALSLSGMGAPMLIDGAMDGEAFRDWCEQMLAPLLEPGDSVIMDNLPAHKVAGVREAIEATGATLTYLPPYSPDFNPIENAFSKLKAHVRKAAARTVEALDEAVATALLTFNPSECANFFAHAGYDLD; this comes from the exons GTGGGCAAGCCCTACAGCATGGATTTACGCGAGCGCGTGATCGCGGCGATTGAAGGCGGGGAGTCGACGGGGGAGGCGGCGAAGCGGTTTGCGATCGGCAAGGCGACGGCGGGGGCCTGGGCGCGGCTGAAGCGGGCGACGGGGGGCGTGAAGCCGCCCCAGCAAGGCAAGCCGAAGGGTTCGGTGCTGGACGCCCATGCAGACTTCATCTTCGAGCTGATCGAGGCTCGGCGCGACATCACGCTGGAGGAGATCGCGGACCGTGTCGCCAGCGAGCGCGGTGTTCGGGTGGTGTCGACGGCGGTGTGGAAGTTCCTCGATCGCCACGCCATGACACACA AAAAAAAGACCGCTCATGCCAGCGAACAAGAGCGCGCCGATGTGAAGGCGGCGCGCCGGGCATGGTTCGCGCGCCAGCCCGAACTCGATCCAGCGCACCTGTTCTTCGTCGATGAGAGCGGCCTGTCGACGAAGATGGCGCGGCTGCGCGGCTGGGCGCCCAGAGGTGAGCGCTGTCGGGCATCGGTTCCGCACGGCCATTGGAAGACAACGACCTTCGTCGGCGCGCTGAGCCTGTCGGGCATGGGCGCACCCATGCTGATCGATGGGGCAATGGACGGCGAAGCCTTCCGGGACTGGTGCGAGCAGATGCTGGCGCCGCTCCTGGAGCCGGGCGACAGCGTCATTATGGACAACCTGCCGGCCCACAAGGTCGCCGGCGTGCGCGAAGCCATCGAAGCGACCGGGGCGACGCTGACCTACCTGCCGCCCTACAGTCCCGACTTCAACCCCATCGAGAACGCCTTCTCAAAGCTCAAAGCCCACGTGCGAAAGGCCGCCGCAAGAACCGTCGAAGCCTTGGACGAAGCCGTCGCAACAGCACTGCTGACCTTCAACCCGAGCGAATGCGCAAACTTCTTCGCTCATGCCGGATACGACTTGGATTAA
- a CDS encoding UDP-N-acetylglucosamine 2-epimerase, which translates to MTRIAARRHAAGEFEIVRGRELLVPHHGLGNGHLARDVHQIGSRRNDDDVEALRTLSERGDVEIVYPVHLNPNVAGPVRKILGGLANVHRIAPQGYIAFVHLMKSCDLILTDSDGVQEEAPSLNKPVLVMRGMTERPEAVEVGTARLVGAIREKIVEGGHGLLDDAGAARRMTGVANPYGDGHAAARIVRSLLDTVAVHPGQRARSC; encoded by the coding sequence ATGACTCGTATCGCCGCGCGCCGTCACGCCGCCGGCGAGTTCGAGATAGTCCGAGGCCGAGAGCTTCTCGTCCCACACCACGGCCTGGGGAATGGTCACCTCGCCCGTGACGTCCACCAGATCGGTTCGCGGCGGAATGACGATGACGTCGAAGCTCTGCGCACACTATCGGAGCGTGGCGATGTCGAAATCGTCTACCCGGTCCACCTCAATCCCAATGTCGCCGGCCCGGTGCGGAAGATACTGGGCGGTCTCGCCAACGTTCATCGTATCGCGCCGCAAGGTTACATCGCCTTCGTCCATCTGATGAAGAGCTGCGATTTGATCCTGACCGACTCGGATGGCGTTCAGGAGGAGGCACCGTCCCTGAACAAGCCGGTGCTGGTGATGCGCGGCATGACCGAGCGTCCCGAAGCCGTCGAGGTCGGCACTGCGCGTCTCGTCGGCGCGATCCGCGAGAAAATCGTGGAGGGGGGGCATGGCCTGCTCGACGACGCCGGTGCGGCGCGCCGGATGACCGGCGTCGCCAATCCCTATGGGGATGGCCACGCGGCGGCGCGCATCGTGCGGTCGCTGCTCGACACGGTGGCAGTGCACCCGGGTCAGCGTGCTCGTTCTTGCTGA
- a CDS encoding IS5 family transposase (programmed frameshift) produces the protein MRNNLFWLSDEQWLRIAPHLPTDVRGKDRVDDRRVISGILHVLKSGCRWCDCPPEYGPHTTIYNRFVRWAERGIWERLFRKLAERGRSTDTQMIDSTHVKAHRSASGAKKGELKLAIGRSRGGRNTKIHAIADAKGRLLSILLTGGQAHDCPPAQRLIRRSKIARKLLGDKAYDSEELRLWLTARGTKPVVPNRSNRKQPFSFDRKSYKQRHKIENAFCRLKDFRRIATRYDRLARNFLASVCLVAAIVWWTL, from the exons ATGCGGAACAACCTGTTTTGGCTGAGCGACGAGCAATGGCTTCGGATCGCGCCGCACTTGCCGACGGACGTGCGCGGCAAAGATCGTGTGGACGACCGTCGCGTAATCAGCGGCATCCTACATGTCTTGAAGAGCGGCTGCCGGTGGTGCGACTGCCCGCCGGAATACGGCCCCCATACGACAATCTACAATCGCTTCGTGCGCTGGGCCGAGCGCGGCATCTGGGAGCGGCTGTTCCGCAAATTGGCGGAGCGCGGACGATCCACCGATACCCAGATGATCGACTCGACGCATGTCAAAGCCCACCGCTCGGCCTCGGGCGCAAAAA AGGGGGAGCTTAAGCTGGCGATCGGCCGCTCGCGCGGCGGGCGAAACACGAAAATCCACGCAATCGCAGATGCTAAGGGCCGTCTTCTTTCCATCCTCCTGACCGGCGGCCAGGCGCACGATTGCCCGCCAGCCCAGCGTCTCATCCGCCGAAGCAAGATCGCCAGGAAGCTGCTCGGCGACAAAGCCTATGACAGCGAAGAACTGCGATTATGGCTGACGGCGCGCGGCACAAAACCCGTCGTGCCCAACAGATCGAACCGCAAGCAGCCCTTCAGCTTCGACAGAAAATCCTACAAGCAGCGACACAAGATCGAGAACGCCTTCTGCCGCCTCAAGGACTTCAGGCGCATCGCCACACGCTACGACAGGCTCGCCAGAAACTTCCTAGCCTCCGTATGCCTCGTCGCTGCTATCGTGTGGTGGACTTTATGA